A single Solidesulfovibrio fructosivorans JJ] DNA region contains:
- a CDS encoding MucR family transcriptional regulator, producing the protein MEDFLKEALEIVKAQASVRNMTEEEITSMVRRLSDDIRGIVSAGTAIPGGEAEAPTPPVDPKKAVRERSIICLESGKSFKILTKKHLSKFGLTPDTYREKWGYPKGMPLVCKELQRERRKKMKEMRLWEKRVKN; encoded by the coding sequence ATGGAAGACTTTCTGAAAGAAGCGTTGGAGATCGTCAAGGCGCAGGCCAGTGTTCGCAACATGACCGAAGAGGAAATCACCTCCATGGTGCGGCGGCTCTCTGACGACATCCGCGGTATTGTCTCCGCCGGGACCGCCATACCGGGCGGCGAAGCCGAGGCCCCCACGCCGCCCGTCGATCCGAAAAAAGCCGTGCGCGAGCGCAGCATCATTTGTCTGGAGTCCGGCAAGTCGTTCAAGATCCTCACCAAGAAGCATTTGAGCAAGTTCGGGCTTACGCCGGACACCTACCGCGAGAAGTGGGGATACCCCAAGGGCATGCCGCTTGTGTGCAAGGAGCTGCAACGCGAACGCCGCAAGAAGATGAAAGAGATGAGGCTGTGGGAAAAGCGCGTGAAGAACTAG
- the purD gene encoding phosphoribosylamine--glycine ligase: MRILVVGSGGREHALARTLVKSPDVSAVLAAPGNGGTAAVGENVPVADTDVPGLVALAKDRGVDFVVTGPEAPLVAGVREAMESAGVACFGPDAYAAGLEGSKAFAKEVMAAAGVPTAAYETFTDAKAARAYIEGLGKPVVVKADGLAAGKGVTVAHDPAEALAAVDEALVKGVFGQAGAKVVVEELLVGEEASFLAFCDGKTAVPMTACQDHKAVFDGDRGPNTGGMGAYCPAPVLPAKDYAATCELVIDPILREMEKRGHPFTGILYAGLMMTEAGPKVLEYNVRFGDPECQPLLTRLDSPLPPILAACRAGTLTPDLVRWSPRSALCVVMAAPGYPGSYPKGMAITGIEAAEADPAVTVYQAGTRREGSGIVTSGGRVLGVTALGDSLATAKDAAYAACAKIDFRGAFYRRDIGDKGLKREER, from the coding sequence ATGCGCATACTGGTGGTCGGCTCGGGCGGACGCGAGCACGCCCTGGCCCGCACGCTTGTCAAAAGTCCCGATGTTTCGGCCGTCCTGGCCGCCCCGGGCAATGGCGGCACAGCCGCTGTCGGCGAAAACGTTCCGGTCGCCGACACGGATGTGCCCGGACTTGTGGCCCTGGCCAAGGATCGGGGCGTGGATTTCGTGGTGACCGGACCGGAAGCGCCGCTGGTGGCGGGGGTGCGGGAAGCCATGGAATCGGCCGGGGTGGCCTGCTTCGGGCCGGACGCCTACGCGGCCGGGCTCGAGGGCAGCAAAGCCTTTGCCAAGGAGGTCATGGCCGCCGCAGGCGTGCCCACCGCCGCCTATGAAACCTTCACCGACGCCAAGGCGGCCAGGGCCTACATCGAGGGGCTGGGCAAGCCGGTGGTGGTCAAGGCCGACGGCCTGGCCGCCGGCAAGGGCGTCACCGTGGCCCATGACCCGGCCGAGGCCCTTGCCGCCGTGGACGAGGCGCTGGTAAAGGGCGTCTTCGGCCAGGCCGGGGCCAAGGTGGTGGTCGAGGAGCTGCTCGTCGGCGAGGAGGCCTCGTTTCTGGCCTTTTGCGACGGCAAAACGGCCGTGCCCATGACCGCCTGCCAGGACCACAAGGCCGTCTTCGACGGCGACCGTGGCCCCAATACCGGCGGCATGGGGGCCTATTGCCCGGCGCCGGTGCTGCCGGCGAAGGACTACGCCGCGACCTGCGAACTGGTCATCGACCCCATTTTGCGCGAGATGGAAAAGCGAGGCCATCCGTTCACCGGCATCCTCTACGCCGGACTCATGATGACCGAGGCCGGCCCCAAGGTGCTCGAATACAACGTGCGCTTCGGCGACCCGGAATGCCAGCCGCTCCTGACCCGCCTCGACAGCCCGCTGCCGCCGATCCTGGCCGCCTGCCGGGCCGGAACGCTGACGCCGGATCTCGTGCGCTGGTCGCCCAGAAGCGCCCTGTGCGTGGTCATGGCCGCGCCGGGCTATCCCGGCAGCTACCCCAAGGGCATGGCCATAACGGGCATCGAGGCGGCCGAGGCCGATCCGGCCGTCACCGTCTACCAGGCCGGAACCAGGCGCGAAGGGAGCGGCATCGTGACTTCCGGCGGACGGGTGCTCGGCGTGACGGCCCTTGGCGACTCCTTGGCCACGGCCAAGGACGCCGCCTATGCCGCCTGCGCCAAAATCGATTTCAGGGGAGCCTTTTACCGCCGCGACATCGGCGACAAGGGCCTCAAACGGGAGGAACGCTAA
- a CDS encoding DUF4416 family protein: MSTPHEPLPGKLVCSVLAADHDALWPGYGPALQARFGPVELATQATPFTFTDYYDAELRGPLSRRMLVFANLLPQGGLRAAKLFTNDLERTLARPDGSRRVNFDPGLVTNERLVLATGKNFTHRLYLGDGIFGDLTLVFQAGSWQTLPWTFPDYASLEMLAILTDIRRRYRRDLREGRAAGLANKALPE; this comes from the coding sequence ATGAGCACGCCCCACGAGCCCCTGCCGGGCAAGCTCGTCTGCTCGGTGCTGGCCGCCGACCACGACGCCTTGTGGCCGGGGTACGGACCGGCCTTGCAAGCGCGCTTCGGTCCGGTGGAGCTGGCCACCCAGGCCACGCCCTTCACCTTCACCGACTATTATGACGCCGAGCTGCGGGGACCGCTTAGCCGGCGCATGCTGGTCTTCGCCAACCTCCTTCCCCAGGGGGGACTGCGCGCGGCCAAGCTTTTCACCAACGACCTGGAGCGGACGCTCGCTCGCCCCGACGGGAGCCGCCGGGTCAACTTCGACCCCGGGCTTGTGACCAACGAACGGCTGGTTTTGGCCACGGGCAAGAACTTCACCCACCGCCTCTATCTCGGGGACGGCATTTTCGGCGATCTGACGCTTGTCTTTCAGGCAGGCTCCTGGCAAACCCTGCCCTGGACATTTCCCGACTACGCTTCCCTGGAAATGCTGGCGATCCTGACCGACATCCGCCGCCGCTACCGCCGGGACCTCCGGGAGGGCCGCGCGGCCGGCCTCGCGAACAAGGCTTTACCCGAATGA
- a CDS encoding EAL domain-containing protein yields MARTFDIPTLYSPTVFSGRDIALPLSWGVGIFFRTLVDLGTGDVAGIESVQAQHAGIGLPERRVDGPIEWLSALEADMADIRDAAAHLVRCDLSLDPGRIAASLGLDPGRAILMFDVTGLCGDPGRALDLLLDCKRAGARILLDGFDLENPPARFMEMLPADILRVAPRRMPWHWDRAKRQEVLASVLAFADNLLMDVAVEDVSSGGQRQEYKRLGVRYIQGYWRKDITDRIPEPFRP; encoded by the coding sequence ATGGCACGCACTTTCGACATCCCCACGTTGTATTCCCCGACCGTTTTTTCCGGGCGGGACATCGCCCTTCCCCTGTCCTGGGGCGTCGGCATATTTTTCCGGACACTTGTGGATCTAGGGACCGGCGATGTCGCCGGCATAGAATCCGTGCAGGCGCAACATGCCGGAATCGGGCTGCCGGAGCGTCGCGTGGACGGCCCCATCGAATGGCTGTCCGCCCTGGAGGCGGATATGGCCGACATCCGGGACGCGGCCGCCCATCTGGTGCGTTGCGACCTGTCCCTCGATCCGGGGCGGATCGCCGCCAGCCTCGGCCTCGACCCCGGCCGCGCGATTTTGATGTTCGACGTGACCGGGCTTTGCGGCGATCCTGGCCGGGCTCTGGATCTGCTGCTTGATTGCAAGCGGGCCGGAGCGCGCATTCTGCTCGACGGCTTCGACCTCGAGAACCCGCCGGCGCGCTTCATGGAAATGCTGCCGGCCGATATTCTGCGCGTGGCCCCCAGGCGCATGCCCTGGCATTGGGACAGGGCCAAGCGCCAGGAGGTTCTGGCCTCGGTGTTGGCTTTCGCCGACAACCTGCTTATGGACGTAGCGGTCGAGGACGTCAGCTCCGGCGGACAGCGGCAGGAATACAAGCGCCTTGGCGTTCGCTATATCCAGGGCTATTGGCGCAAAGACATTACAGACCGTATACCGGAGCCTTTCCGGCCGTAA
- a CDS encoding DUF370 domain-containing protein: protein MRQTLLNIGFGNYVAASRVTAIVNPASSPMRRLREDARAEKRLIDATQGRKTRAIIITDSNHVILSGIQAETLGARFAVEEDANAV from the coding sequence ATGCGCCAAACGCTGCTCAATATCGGTTTCGGCAACTACGTCGCTGCGTCCCGCGTCACGGCCATCGTCAATCCCGCGTCCTCGCCCATGCGACGCCTTCGCGAGGACGCCCGGGCCGAAAAGCGCCTCATCGACGCGACCCAGGGCCGCAAAACCCGCGCCATCATCATCACCGATTCCAACCACGTGATTCTTTCCGGCATCCAGGCCGAGACCCTGGGAGCCCGTTTCGCCGTGGAGGAGGACGCCAATGCCGTCTAA
- a CDS encoding MiaB/RimO family radical SAM methylthiotransferase, whose translation MPQFPFDDSKRFSLTTLGCKVNQYESRALAEAWEKAGLSRVDDPAAADVAVLVTCAVTARAEAESRRLARQLARQINPQARPGARAVVTGCAAVVAPDAFAALGVIVVPDKAGLARRPFGPDDAAPRADAVFPDLAVTGYDRARGLVKIQDGCSHGCSYCIVPSGRGASVSRPFPDILAEAIRLITAGHREIGLTGINLGHYGRDLEAPASFWDLLAALDDALAPRYGDTVRLRLGSLDPAMLTEEGLSVLAAARLVCPHLHISLQSADPEVLVAMGRRADDANRVSSFVDAIRIKWPTFGLGCDVLTGFPGESDAAFGRTRDFLSGLPLTYAHVFPYSRRPGTRAAAMAGQLSKAVKTERARELRELAAAKKAAFRERLSREARVVVALERHDPAVGTCGQYVDCRFDAPVAAPLGALVRARPVGRDGDLLLVAPLEAGAGA comes from the coding sequence ATGCCGCAGTTTCCTTTCGACGACTCCAAACGTTTTTCGCTCACGACCCTTGGCTGCAAGGTGAACCAGTACGAAAGCCGCGCCCTGGCCGAAGCCTGGGAAAAGGCGGGGCTCTCACGCGTGGACGACCCGGCGGCGGCCGATGTGGCCGTGCTGGTCACCTGCGCCGTCACCGCCCGGGCCGAGGCCGAAAGCCGCCGGCTGGCCCGCCAGCTCGCCCGCCAGATCAACCCACAGGCGCGCCCGGGGGCCCGGGCCGTGGTCACCGGCTGCGCCGCCGTGGTCGCCCCGGACGCCTTTGCGGCGCTTGGCGTCATCGTCGTCCCGGACAAGGCCGGCCTGGCCCGACGCCCCTTTGGCCCGGACGACGCCGCGCCCCGGGCCGACGCGGTTTTTCCCGACCTTGCCGTCACCGGCTACGACCGGGCGCGCGGGCTGGTCAAAATCCAGGACGGCTGCTCCCACGGCTGTTCCTACTGCATCGTGCCTTCCGGCCGGGGAGCCTCGGTTTCCCGCCCCTTCCCCGACATCCTGGCCGAGGCTATACGGCTCATTACGGCCGGGCACCGGGAGATCGGCCTCACCGGCATCAACCTCGGCCACTACGGCCGCGACCTGGAGGCGCCGGCGTCCTTCTGGGACCTGCTCGCCGCCCTGGACGACGCCCTGGCGCCGCGCTACGGCGACACGGTCCGGCTGCGCCTGGGGTCCCTCGACCCGGCCATGCTGACCGAGGAAGGACTTTCCGTTCTGGCCGCAGCCCGGCTGGTCTGCCCGCATCTGCATATTTCCCTGCAAAGCGCCGACCCAGAAGTACTCGTCGCCATGGGCCGCCGGGCGGACGACGCGAACCGGGTGTCCTCTTTTGTGGATGCAATACGTATAAAATGGCCGACCTTCGGCCTGGGCTGCGATGTACTGACCGGTTTTCCGGGAGAATCCGACGCCGCCTTCGGTCGCACCAGGGACTTTCTCTCCGGTTTGCCGCTGACCTACGCCCATGTCTTTCCCTATTCCCGCCGGCCCGGCACCCGGGCGGCGGCCATGGCCGGGCAACTGTCCAAGGCGGTCAAGACCGAGCGGGCCAGGGAACTGCGGGAACTGGCCGCAGCCAAAAAAGCCGCCTTTCGCGAACGCCTGTCCCGCGAGGCGCGCGTCGTCGTGGCTCTGGAACGCCACGATCCGGCTGTCGGCACCTGTGGCCAGTACGTCGATTGCCGCTTCGACGCGCCCGTCGCCGCCCCGCTCGGCGCGCTCGTGCGCGCCCGTCCGGTCGGCCGTGACGGCGACCTCCTGCTCGTGGCCCCGCTCGAGGCCGGGGCCGGGGCATGA
- the gmk gene encoding guanylate kinase, with protein MPSKRLGLFMVVCAPSGAGKSTLIKRLCAEFPVLSFSVSATTRPPRPGEVDGVHYHFLTRETFIAWREAGKLAEWAEVHGNFYGTPLEPVRQALEAGRDVLFDVDVQGAAQLRQSLGQGAYVFILPPSRAELSRRLSGRGTDSPEVVAGRLAAASREIAQAPLFDYWVENAELETAYADLRAVYMAERRRPRCHPHLIPELLAQWDAAI; from the coding sequence ATGCCGTCTAAACGATTGGGACTTTTCATGGTGGTCTGCGCTCCGTCCGGGGCGGGCAAGTCCACGCTGATCAAAAGGCTGTGCGCCGAATTTCCCGTGCTGTCCTTTTCCGTTTCCGCCACCACCCGTCCGCCGCGCCCCGGCGAGGTGGACGGGGTGCACTACCATTTCCTCACCCGCGAGACCTTCATCGCCTGGCGCGAGGCCGGCAAACTGGCCGAATGGGCCGAGGTCCACGGCAATTTCTACGGCACGCCCCTGGAACCGGTGCGCCAGGCCCTGGAAGCCGGGCGCGACGTGCTCTTCGACGTGGACGTCCAGGGAGCGGCCCAGCTGCGCCAAAGCCTCGGCCAGGGAGCCTACGTCTTCATCCTCCCGCCGTCCCGGGCCGAACTGTCCCGCCGCCTGTCCGGCCGAGGCACGGATTCGCCGGAAGTGGTGGCCGGCAGGCTCGCCGCCGCGTCCAGGGAAATCGCCCAGGCGCCCCTTTTCGACTACTGGGTGGAAAACGCCGAGCTGGAAACGGCTTACGCCGACTTGCGCGCCGTTTACATGGCCGAGCGCCGCCGGCCCCGCTGCCACCCCCACCTGATCCCCGAACTGCTGGCCCAGTGGGATGCGGCCATCTGA
- the purE gene encoding 5-(carboxyamino)imidazole ribonucleotide mutase — MRVAIFIGSISDEEKMRPCSKVLDSLGIEHRFTVTSAHRTVERTERLISECEGAGCQVFICAAGLAAHLAGAVAARTVKPVIGVPLSASGSALGGLDAMLSTVQMPPGFPVATVALDGAGAKNAAWLAASILALGDPSLVERIKAAREGFAKDVETAAAKLR, encoded by the coding sequence ATGCGCGTCGCCATATTCATCGGTTCGATCTCCGACGAGGAGAAGATGCGTCCTTGTTCCAAGGTGCTCGACTCGCTCGGCATCGAACACCGCTTCACCGTCACCTCGGCCCACCGCACCGTGGAGCGCACCGAACGGCTGATCAGCGAATGCGAGGGGGCCGGGTGCCAGGTGTTCATCTGCGCCGCCGGACTGGCCGCCCACCTGGCCGGGGCCGTGGCGGCCCGCACGGTCAAGCCCGTCATCGGCGTGCCGCTTTCCGCCTCGGGCTCGGCCCTTGGCGGCCTGGACGCCATGCTGTCCACGGTGCAGATGCCCCCGGGGTTTCCGGTGGCCACGGTCGCCCTGGACGGCGCCGGCGCGAAAAACGCCGCCTGGCTGGCCGCCTCCATCCTGGCCCTGGGCGATCCGTCCCTGGTCGAGCGCATCAAGGCCGCCCGCGAAGGTTTCGCCAAGGATGTGGAAACCGCCGCGGCCAAACTGCGCTAA
- a CDS encoding YicC/YloC family endoribonuclease has translation MPNSMTGYGKSRLESDAFTQVWEVRAVNSRFLDLKWRLPLFLRPSEPALEKVVREAVARGRLEIHLEFTPKRADMWKARLDTGLAGAMLDELAAFAKEREVPFAPDINRLLSLSHLWQEEAVEPDPNLFVTLADGLRQALADFNEARAREGAALAEDLLARFATLKSWRDAIDALTPTVKAEKLDQLVERITTVLEKAGVEPTQDRLLQETAILADKLDVSEEMTRLAGHLERLEGLVRDGGEIGKKLDFLIQEAFREINTCGNKAQNLDISRLVVDFKAELEKVREQVQNLE, from the coding sequence ATGCCCAATAGCATGACCGGATACGGCAAAAGCCGTCTGGAATCCGACGCCTTCACCCAGGTTTGGGAAGTGCGCGCCGTCAACAGCCGTTTTCTGGACCTCAAGTGGCGGCTGCCGCTTTTCCTGCGCCCGAGCGAACCGGCGCTGGAAAAAGTGGTGCGCGAGGCCGTGGCCCGGGGCCGGCTGGAAATCCATCTGGAATTCACGCCCAAGCGCGCGGACATGTGGAAGGCCCGGCTCGATACGGGGCTGGCCGGGGCCATGCTCGACGAGCTGGCCGCCTTCGCCAAGGAGCGCGAGGTGCCTTTCGCCCCGGACATAAACCGCCTGCTCTCCCTGTCCCATCTCTGGCAGGAGGAGGCCGTGGAACCGGACCCGAACCTGTTCGTCACCCTGGCCGACGGCCTGCGCCAGGCTCTGGCCGACTTCAACGAGGCCCGGGCCCGGGAAGGCGCGGCCCTGGCCGAAGATCTGCTCGCCCGGTTCGCCACGCTCAAATCCTGGCGCGATGCCATCGACGCGCTGACCCCGACGGTCAAGGCCGAAAAGCTGGACCAGCTCGTGGAACGGATCACGACCGTGCTGGAAAAGGCCGGCGTGGAGCCGACCCAGGACCGTCTGCTCCAGGAAACGGCTATTTTGGCCGACAAGCTCGACGTCTCCGAGGAGATGACGCGCCTGGCCGGCCATCTGGAGCGGCTGGAGGGGCTCGTGCGGGATGGCGGCGAAATCGGCAAGAAGCTCGATTTCCTGATCCAGGAAGCCTTCCGCGAGATCAACACCTGCGGCAACAAGGCCCAGAACCTGGACATCAGCCGGCTGGTGGTGGACTTCAAGGCGGAGCTGGAAAAGGTGCGCGAGCAGGTGCAGAACCTGGAATAG